One window of Desulfovibrio aminophilus genomic DNA carries:
- a CDS encoding glycosyltransferase family 9 protein — MQDRREQDKVSRVNVLVLSLTRFGDLLQTQPVFSGLKARGCRTGLICLENFAPAAGLLRELDHLAPLRGARLLARLEGGNWRGSLGELDGFLADLRRDFAPDVVVNLTPSLSARLLTRLLGAAEVRGFGLDSFGFNGDSSDWAAFLQQASASRGQSPFNVVDLLRRVAGLDGPGAALDLLPPSEAERDAARALLEEGGPTPGARGFAALQLGASEDRRRWPVASFAALARRLWSEHGRLPVLLGSAQERHLAERFRQAAPDLPCRDLTGRTDLRALAAALSLCDLLATNDTGTMHLAAGLGVPVVAVFLATAQPVDTGPYRPGCLCLEPDLPCHPCGFGRDCPRGEECRRSVSPEAVLACACSLLEPGTAPGAPAGARVWRTVMGADGFLDLESLTGHGNTDRVRWLAALRRVYRRFLDGEDPAAGEQPLSWDDPDGARATRAALESASGLLHLLGQQAALLPLDPRPALKTKFLANCERLQAVFAEAPRLSVLGGLWLFQSQQAARDLDGLRALIDRHRRLCDAFLILFR, encoded by the coding sequence TTGCAAGACCGGCGCGAACAGGACAAGGTTTCCCGCGTGAACGTGCTCGTGCTCAGCCTGACCCGCTTCGGCGACCTGCTCCAGACCCAGCCGGTCTTCTCCGGGCTCAAGGCCCGTGGATGCCGCACCGGCTTGATCTGTCTGGAGAATTTCGCCCCGGCCGCCGGGCTCCTGCGCGAGCTCGACCACCTCGCGCCCCTGCGCGGGGCCCGGCTTCTGGCCCGCCTGGAGGGCGGGAACTGGCGCGGCTCCCTGGGCGAGCTGGACGGCTTTCTGGCGGACCTGCGCCGCGACTTCGCCCCGGACGTGGTGGTCAACCTGACGCCCTCGCTCTCGGCCCGCCTGTTGACCCGGCTCCTCGGCGCGGCCGAGGTGCGCGGCTTCGGCCTGGATTCCTTCGGCTTCAACGGCGACTCCTCGGACTGGGCGGCCTTCCTGCAGCAGGCCTCGGCCAGCCGTGGACAGAGCCCGTTCAACGTGGTCGATCTCCTTCGCCGCGTGGCCGGACTGGACGGCCCGGGCGCGGCCCTGGACCTCCTGCCGCCCTCGGAGGCGGAGCGCGACGCGGCCCGGGCCCTCCTGGAGGAGGGCGGCCCCACGCCCGGCGCGCGTGGCTTCGCGGCCCTGCAACTGGGGGCCAGCGAGGACCGGCGGCGCTGGCCCGTGGCCTCCTTCGCCGCGCTGGCCCGGCGGTTGTGGTCCGAACACGGCCGCCTGCCCGTGCTTCTGGGGTCGGCCCAGGAGCGGCATCTGGCCGAGCGTTTCCGCCAGGCCGCGCCGGACCTGCCCTGCCGCGACCTCACCGGCCGCACGGACCTGCGCGCCCTGGCCGCCGCGCTGTCGCTCTGCGACCTGCTGGCGACCAACGACACCGGCACCATGCACCTGGCCGCCGGGCTGGGCGTGCCCGTGGTCGCGGTGTTCTTGGCCACGGCCCAGCCCGTGGACACGGGCCCCTACCGGCCGGGCTGCCTCTGCCTGGAGCCGGACCTGCCCTGCCATCCCTGCGGCTTCGGCCGGGACTGCCCGCGCGGCGAGGAATGCCGCCGGAGCGTGAGCCCGGAGGCGGTGTTGGCCTGCGCCTGTTCGCTTCTGGAGCCCGGGACCGCTCCCGGCGCGCCCGCCGGGGCCCGCGTCTGGCGCACGGTCATGGGCGCGGACGGTTTCCTGGACCTGGAATCCCTGACCGGCCACGGGAACACCGACCGGGTCCGCTGGCTGGCGGCCCTGCGGCGCGTCTATCGTCGATTTCTTGACGGCGAGGACCCGGCCGCCGGGGAGCAGCCGTTGTCCTGGGACGACCCGGACGGCGCCCGGGCCACCCGCGCGGCCCTGGAAAGCGCCTCGGGCCTTCTGCACCTGCTGGGGCAACAGGCCGCGCTCCTGCCGCTCGATCCCAGGCCCGCCCTGAAGACCAAGTTCCTGGCCAATTGCGAACGATTGCAGGCTGTTTTCGCCGAAGCCCCTCGCCTGAGCGTGCTCGGAGGACTCTGGCTCTTCCAGTCCCAGCAGGCCGCCCGCGACCTGGACGGCCTGCGCGCCCTCATCGACCGCCACCGGCGGCTCTGCGACGCCTTCCTGATCCTCTTTCGCTGA
- a CDS encoding TIGR03960 family B12-binding radical SAM protein — protein MRELLPLLPKPSRYAGREWGVAAKDPALIRARVALAFPDLYDVGMSYLGQRILLHCVNRRPEFLAERVYAPCEDAARVLRERNAPLCTLESDTPLAEMDVLAFSLTHELCYTNVLYMLDLAGIPARAAERGPEHPLVMAGGGACFNAEPLADFLDCMLLGDGEEALPRVLEEVARARDEGLDRRGLLLRLTTVPGLYVPSFFAPQGPGRPLLPLVPGHERVEKALVEDLDRAPFPTLAPVAFGQAVHDRLTLEIARGCTRGCRFCQAGVIYRPVRERSLERIESLLTESLAATGYEEVSFLSLSTGDFSALDTLFARTFDRCAAEQVAISLPSLRVGSVSPAIMERIASIRRTGATLAPEAGSQRLRDVINKGVTEEQLLDHVRHLFEHGWQHVKLYFMIGLPTETPEDLEAIVDLCRKVRDAAGWHIKRLQVTAAVSPFVPKPHTPFQWERQIGPDEIRARVNLLRDLMRRHKRLMLKFHEPRMSFLEGIFSRGDRALGPVLEQAYQAGALFSSWKDHLDLEPYLEAMRANGLKPEDYLAERDPDAPLPWDHLDCGVSRAFLLRERKRALEARTTEDCRYEGCSGCGVCNLDGRVSRLSAQSPGKDIRPRVLLAQRDQTDAPPPPPAGDKPDLHAQAARYRIWYEKTGPAAALSQLELQSVFERALRRARLPLSFSAGFHPLPRLSFGMALPVGVESRCEWLVLSLREDLSADAVAGALGPNMPDGLGLTKVEPLPLGKKKAMRAANETYRLVLRGDPAARAERAAAWRSFLDKTEFLVERKTKRGMKPFDLRPLLAEVREDGEDLMLRFDWGAGYISPLTLARAVMGPCPLTEFGLTKLAQEFDLAAEDSAAPTETGTER, from the coding sequence ATGCGGGAACTGCTTCCGCTTCTGCCCAAGCCCAGCCGCTACGCCGGACGCGAATGGGGCGTGGCCGCCAAGGACCCGGCGTTGATCCGCGCCCGCGTGGCCCTCGCCTTTCCCGACCTCTACGACGTGGGCATGTCCTACCTGGGACAGCGCATCCTCCTGCACTGCGTGAACCGGCGGCCGGAATTCCTGGCCGAGCGGGTCTACGCCCCCTGCGAGGACGCGGCCCGCGTCCTGCGCGAGCGCAACGCCCCCCTGTGCACCCTGGAGTCGGACACGCCCCTGGCCGAGATGGACGTGCTGGCCTTCAGCCTGACCCACGAGCTCTGCTACACGAACGTCCTGTACATGCTCGACCTGGCGGGCATCCCCGCGCGCGCCGCCGAGCGCGGCCCGGAACACCCCCTGGTCATGGCCGGAGGCGGGGCCTGTTTCAACGCCGAGCCCCTGGCCGACTTCCTGGACTGCATGCTCCTGGGCGACGGCGAGGAGGCCCTGCCGCGTGTCCTGGAGGAGGTGGCCCGGGCCCGCGACGAGGGCCTGGACCGGCGCGGCCTGCTCCTGCGGCTCACGACCGTCCCGGGCCTCTATGTGCCCTCGTTCTTCGCCCCCCAGGGGCCGGGCAGGCCGCTCCTGCCGCTGGTCCCGGGCCATGAGCGCGTGGAGAAGGCCCTGGTGGAAGACCTGGACCGCGCACCCTTCCCCACCCTCGCGCCCGTGGCTTTCGGCCAGGCCGTGCACGACCGCCTGACCCTGGAGATTGCCCGGGGCTGCACCCGGGGCTGCCGCTTCTGCCAGGCAGGCGTGATCTACCGCCCAGTGCGCGAGCGCAGCCTGGAGCGCATCGAATCCCTGCTCACCGAATCCCTGGCCGCCACGGGCTACGAGGAGGTCTCCTTCCTCTCCCTGTCCACGGGCGACTTCTCGGCCCTGGACACCCTCTTCGCCCGGACCTTCGACCGCTGCGCCGCCGAGCAGGTGGCCATCTCCCTGCCCTCGCTGCGCGTGGGCTCGGTGTCCCCGGCCATCATGGAGCGCATCGCCAGCATCCGTCGCACCGGCGCGACCCTGGCCCCGGAGGCCGGGAGCCAGCGCCTGCGCGACGTGATCAACAAGGGCGTCACCGAGGAACAGCTCCTGGACCACGTGCGCCACCTCTTCGAACACGGCTGGCAGCACGTGAAGCTCTATTTCATGATCGGCCTGCCCACGGAGACGCCCGAGGACCTGGAGGCCATCGTGGACCTCTGCCGCAAGGTGCGCGACGCGGCGGGCTGGCACATCAAGCGCCTGCAGGTCACGGCTGCGGTCTCGCCCTTCGTGCCCAAGCCGCACACCCCCTTCCAGTGGGAGCGCCAGATCGGACCAGACGAGATCCGCGCGCGCGTGAACCTGCTGCGCGACCTCATGCGCCGCCACAAGCGCCTCATGCTCAAGTTCCACGAGCCGAGGATGAGCTTCCTGGAGGGCATCTTCTCGCGCGGGGACCGCGCCCTGGGCCCGGTGCTCGAACAGGCCTACCAGGCCGGGGCCCTGTTCTCCAGCTGGAAGGACCATCTCGACCTGGAGCCCTACCTGGAGGCCATGCGGGCCAACGGCCTGAAGCCCGAGGACTATCTGGCCGAGCGCGACCCGGACGCGCCCCTGCCCTGGGACCACCTGGACTGCGGCGTGTCCCGGGCCTTCCTGCTGCGCGAACGCAAGCGCGCCCTGGAGGCTCGCACCACCGAGGACTGCCGCTACGAGGGCTGCTCGGGCTGCGGGGTCTGCAACCTGGACGGCCGGGTCTCCCGCCTGAGCGCCCAGTCGCCGGGCAAGGACATCCGGCCCCGCGTGCTCCTGGCCCAGCGGGACCAGACCGACGCGCCCCCGCCGCCCCCGGCCGGGGACAAGCCGGACCTGCACGCCCAGGCCGCGCGCTACCGCATCTGGTACGAGAAGACCGGACCGGCCGCGGCCCTGAGCCAGCTTGAGCTGCAGAGCGTGTTCGAGCGGGCCCTGCGCCGCGCCCGCCTGCCCCTGTCCTTCAGCGCCGGATTCCACCCCCTGCCCCGGCTGTCCTTCGGCATGGCCCTGCCCGTGGGCGTGGAGAGCCGCTGCGAGTGGCTCGTGCTGAGCCTGCGCGAGGACCTTTCGGCCGATGCCGTGGCCGGGGCCCTGGGACCGAACATGCCCGACGGCCTGGGCCTGACCAAGGTGGAGCCGCTGCCGCTGGGGAAAAAGAAGGCCATGCGGGCGGCCAACGAGACCTACCGCCTGGTCCTGCGCGGCGACCCGGCCGCGCGCGCGGAGCGCGCCGCCGCCTGGCGGAGCTTCCTGGACAAGACGGAGTTCCTGGTGGAGCGCAAGACCAAGCGGGGCATGAAGCCCTTCGACCTGCGGCCGCTGCTGGCCGAGGTCCGGGAGGACGGCGAGGACCTGATGCTGCGCTTCGACTGGGGCGCGGGCTACATCAGTCCGCTGACGCTGGCGCGCGCGGTCATGGGCCCCTGCCCGCTGACGGAGTTCGGGCTGACCAAGCTGGCCCAGGAATTCGACCTGGCGGCCGAGGACTCGGCGGCCCCCACCGAAACCGGCACCGAGCGGTAG
- a CDS encoding response regulator: MKYLLVDDDESIHLYLKDILEPFAATDSALDGPRAIELFERSLAPGGAPYDVVFLDILMPGMDGHAVAARLRELERGRDDGGEFKLVMITALSDTRNLSKAFFKGFASCYIVKPFERETVLGELRANKIIP; this comes from the coding sequence GTGAAGTATCTGCTCGTGGACGACGACGAGAGCATCCACCTCTATCTCAAGGACATCCTGGAGCCGTTCGCCGCGACGGACTCGGCCTTGGACGGCCCCCGGGCCATCGAACTCTTCGAGCGCTCCCTGGCCCCCGGCGGCGCGCCCTACGACGTCGTGTTCCTGGACATCCTCATGCCCGGCATGGACGGGCACGCCGTGGCCGCGCGGCTGCGGGAACTGGAGCGCGGGCGCGACGACGGCGGCGAGTTCAAGCTGGTCATGATCACGGCCCTTTCCGACACCCGCAACCTGAGCAAGGCCTTCTTCAAGGGCTTCGCCTCCTGCTACATCGTCAAGCCGTTCGAGCGGGAGACGGTCCTGGGCGAGTTGCGGGCCAACAAGATCATTCCCTGA
- a CDS encoding PocR ligand-binding domain-containing protein: MKMTDLMPREDWAALEREFHERFGMNPRVYDEAGAGVTGGRLWSNPLCPALRATPGGAGAVCSVANAALTAQAAREGGTVIDVCDAGLAVITVPVIVDGALIGIVGGCGRLPEDGEVESFLVSKASGLDEGEVEGLAARVPAVSQAEVEAAAAFWEAKVAEALARKGLAR, from the coding sequence ATGAAGATGACCGACCTGATGCCCCGGGAGGACTGGGCCGCGCTGGAGCGGGAGTTCCACGAGCGGTTCGGCATGAACCCCCGGGTCTATGACGAGGCCGGGGCGGGCGTCACCGGCGGGCGGCTGTGGAGCAATCCGCTCTGCCCGGCGCTGCGCGCCACGCCCGGAGGCGCCGGCGCGGTCTGCTCCGTGGCCAACGCCGCCCTGACCGCCCAGGCCGCCCGCGAGGGCGGGACCGTGATCGATGTCTGCGACGCCGGGCTGGCGGTCATCACCGTGCCGGTGATCGTGGACGGCGCGCTCATCGGCATCGTGGGCGGCTGCGGCCGCCTGCCCGAGGACGGCGAGGTGGAGTCCTTCCTCGTGTCCAAGGCCTCGGGCCTGGACGAAGGCGAGGTGGAGGGCCTGGCGGCCCGAGTTCCGGCCGTGTCCCAGGCCGAGGTGGAGGCCGCCGCGGCCTTTTGGGAGGCCAAGGTGGCCGAGGCCCTGGCCCGCAAAGGCCTCGCGCGCTGA
- a CDS encoding PLP-dependent aminotransferase family protein, translating to MPQFATRLDGVQPSFIREILKVTANPEIISFAGGLPNPALFPVEEMAEVAAAVLRDQGRTALQYSTTEGDPELRACIAERYKAKKGLDVAADDILITTGSQQCLDLVGKVLIDRGSPIVLERPGYLGAIQAFSFFGPVYRTVELADDGPDLEALARALEGEKPRFFYAVPNFQNPSGVTYSAEKRRAAADLLSRNGVTLVEDDPYGELRFLGQDQQPVSALMRDRALLLGTFSKIAAPGFRIGWVVAPKRYREKLVIAKQAADLHTSTLVQRILVRYLREHDIDAHIARIRECYGNQRRVMVEAIERHFPEEVRFTRPEGGMFLWAAMPEGCASMDLFERAIARKVAFVPGRPFYVDGTGENTLRLNYSNSDPERIEEGVRRLGESLKDYLTPPCRVAAAGA from the coding sequence ATGCCACAGTTCGCCACCCGCCTGGACGGGGTGCAGCCGTCCTTCATCCGCGAGATTCTCAAGGTCACCGCCAATCCCGAGATCATCTCCTTCGCCGGTGGTCTGCCCAACCCGGCCCTGTTCCCCGTTGAGGAGATGGCCGAGGTCGCGGCCGCCGTGCTGCGCGACCAGGGACGCACGGCCCTGCAGTACTCCACCACCGAGGGCGATCCCGAGCTGCGGGCCTGCATCGCCGAGCGCTACAAGGCCAAAAAGGGCCTGGACGTGGCCGCCGACGACATCCTCATCACCACGGGCTCGCAGCAGTGCCTCGACCTGGTGGGCAAGGTGCTCATCGACCGGGGTTCGCCCATCGTACTGGAGCGCCCCGGCTACCTCGGGGCCATCCAGGCCTTCTCCTTCTTCGGCCCGGTCTACCGCACCGTGGAGCTGGCCGACGACGGCCCGGACCTGGAGGCGCTGGCCCGGGCCCTGGAAGGCGAGAAGCCGCGTTTTTTCTACGCCGTGCCCAATTTCCAGAATCCCTCCGGCGTGACCTACAGCGCCGAGAAGCGCCGCGCCGCGGCCGATCTCCTGTCCCGGAACGGCGTGACCCTGGTCGAGGACGATCCCTACGGCGAACTGCGCTTCCTGGGCCAGGACCAGCAGCCCGTGTCCGCGCTCATGCGCGATCGCGCCCTGCTGTTGGGCACCTTCTCCAAGATCGCGGCCCCCGGCTTCCGCATCGGCTGGGTGGTGGCTCCCAAGCGCTACCGCGAGAAGCTCGTCATCGCCAAGCAGGCCGCGGACCTGCACACGAGCACCCTGGTGCAGCGCATTCTCGTGCGCTACCTGCGCGAGCACGACATCGACGCGCACATCGCCCGCATCCGCGAGTGCTACGGCAACCAGCGTCGGGTCATGGTCGAGGCCATCGAACGGCATTTTCCGGAGGAGGTGCGCTTCACCCGGCCCGAGGGCGGCATGTTCCTCTGGGCCGCCATGCCCGAGGGTTGCGCCTCCATGGATCTCTTCGAGCGGGCCATCGCGCGCAAGGTGGCCTTCGTGCCCGGCCGTCCGTTCTACGTGGACGGGACCGGCGAGAACACGTTGCGCCTGAACTATTCCAACTCCGACCCCGAGCGCATCGAGGAAGGCGTCCGCCGCCTGGGCGAGAGCCTGAAGGACTACCTGACCCCGCCCTGCCGCGTGGCCGCGGCCGGGGCCTGA
- a CDS encoding cell wall metabolism sensor histidine kinase WalK has product MSSSREARWRPTSLRLTIWYAAVFFFSSVLLFGLTFFFLSGTVREQERRIVSGKIADYAAIAQNQGLDVLRDVIRQEAEYEVTTDFFLRLRDAKGAVLAEAAPLWWEGVPPGIAPGDLDENVHWFSWRSEELESELVVGARRVAGGGVLLVGRDRSDTEELLGTFQTLFVTVILFTGLLGVIGGTLLARRTLRPISDLIRTLSAIDKGRLDARVPMRGGGDELDGLVRLFNAMLDRIRTLVTGMRETLDNAAHDLRTPITRMRMGIEAALVEPEGGQGARAALADCAEECERIATMLDTLMDISEAETGVMQLTLRGVDLSALVAEMAETYGYIAEEKGVVLSSRPGAPVAVTADAGRMRQALANLLDNAVKYTPAGGHVDISLERAPGHAVIRVRDDGPGITPEDQPRIFDRLYRCDKSRSVRGLGLGLALVRAVLTAHGGRVEVESAPGRGSTFVVTLPLVTPSRLGAAPEPRRG; this is encoded by the coding sequence ATGTCCTCAAGCCGTGAGGCGCGCTGGCGTCCCACGAGCCTGCGCCTGACCATCTGGTACGCCGCGGTCTTCTTCTTCAGTTCGGTGCTTCTCTTCGGCCTGACCTTCTTCTTCCTTTCGGGAACGGTCCGGGAGCAGGAGCGCCGCATCGTCAGCGGCAAGATCGCGGACTACGCGGCCATCGCCCAGAACCAGGGCCTGGACGTGCTCCGCGACGTGATCCGCCAGGAGGCCGAATACGAGGTCACCACGGATTTCTTCCTGCGCCTGCGCGACGCCAAGGGCGCCGTCCTGGCCGAGGCAGCGCCGCTCTGGTGGGAGGGCGTGCCGCCCGGAATCGCCCCGGGGGACCTGGACGAAAACGTGCACTGGTTCTCCTGGCGCTCCGAGGAGCTGGAGAGCGAGCTCGTGGTCGGCGCGCGCCGCGTCGCGGGCGGGGGCGTGCTCCTGGTGGGACGCGACCGCTCCGACACCGAGGAACTGCTCGGCACCTTTCAGACCCTGTTCGTGACCGTCATCCTCTTCACCGGACTGCTTGGGGTCATCGGCGGCACCCTGCTGGCCCGCCGCACCCTGCGCCCCATCAGCGACCTCATCCGCACCCTCTCGGCCATCGACAAGGGCCGCCTGGACGCCCGCGTGCCCATGCGCGGCGGCGGCGACGAACTGGACGGCCTGGTGCGGCTGTTCAACGCCATGCTCGACCGCATCCGCACCCTGGTCACGGGCATGCGCGAGACCCTGGACAACGCGGCCCACGATCTGCGCACGCCCATCACCCGCATGCGCATGGGCATCGAGGCCGCCCTGGTCGAGCCGGAAGGCGGGCAGGGGGCGCGCGCGGCCCTGGCGGACTGTGCCGAGGAGTGCGAGCGCATCGCCACGATGCTGGACACGCTCATGGACATCTCCGAGGCCGAGACCGGCGTCATGCAGCTCACGCTGCGCGGGGTGGACCTCTCCGCCCTGGTGGCCGAGATGGCCGAGACCTACGGCTACATCGCGGAGGAGAAGGGCGTGGTCCTGTCCTCCCGGCCGGGCGCGCCGGTGGCCGTCACGGCCGACGCGGGCCGCATGCGCCAGGCCCTGGCCAACCTCCTGGACAACGCCGTGAAGTACACGCCCGCCGGGGGGCACGTGGACATCTCCCTGGAGCGCGCGCCCGGCCACGCCGTGATCCGCGTGCGCGACGACGGCCCGGGCATCACCCCGGAGGACCAGCCGCGCATCTTCGACCGCCTGTACCGCTGCGACAAGAGCCGCTCCGTGCGCGGCCTGGGCCTGGGCCTGGCCCTGGTGCGCGCCGTGCTCACGGCCCACGGGGGGAGGGTGGAGGTGGAGAGCGCGCCCGGACGGGGCTCGACCTTCGTCGTGACCCTGCCCCTGGTCACTCCGTCCCGGCTCGGAGCCGCCCCGGAACCGCGCCGCGGGTGA
- a CDS encoding response regulator transcription factor: MQLLLVEDDAKIAEFIIAGMRENGFEVEHASTGPEGLRLARAKDHGVAVIDLMLPGMDGLRLIEEMRAAGRETPVIILSAKRSVDDRVRGLRAGGDDYLPKPFAFAELLARVQALVRRSLRATAEAVELTVGELRMNRLSREVTRSGRPIVLQPREFALLEYLMRHSGAVLSKSMILESVWDYDFDPQTNVVDVLICRLRAKLDKDFDHKMLHTLRGVGYVLKP; this comes from the coding sequence ATGCAGTTGTTGCTCGTCGAGGACGACGCCAAGATCGCGGAATTCATCATCGCGGGCATGCGCGAGAACGGATTCGAGGTGGAACACGCGAGCACCGGGCCGGAGGGGCTCCGTCTGGCCAGGGCCAAGGACCACGGCGTGGCCGTGATCGACCTCATGCTGCCGGGCATGGACGGCCTGCGGCTCATCGAGGAGATGCGCGCCGCGGGCCGGGAGACCCCGGTGATCATCCTCTCCGCCAAGCGCTCCGTGGACGACCGGGTGCGCGGGCTGCGCGCGGGCGGCGACGACTACCTGCCCAAGCCGTTCGCCTTCGCCGAGCTCCTGGCCCGGGTCCAGGCGTTGGTCCGCCGTTCCCTGCGCGCCACCGCCGAGGCGGTGGAGCTGACCGTGGGCGAGTTGCGCATGAACCGCCTGAGCCGCGAGGTGACCCGCTCCGGGCGGCCCATCGTGCTCCAGCCCCGGGAATTCGCCCTGCTGGAGTATCTCATGCGCCACAGCGGGGCCGTGCTCTCCAAAAGCATGATCCTGGAGAGCGTCTGGGACTATGACTTCGACCCCCAGACCAACGTGGTGGACGTGCTCATCTGCCGCCTGCGGGCCAAGCTGGACAAGGACTTCGATCACAAGATGCTGCACACCCTGCGGGGCGTCGGGTATGTCCTCAAGCCGTGA
- a CDS encoding DVU0772 family protein yields MNTLNAYRDLDIDWNMTPWDAVTLYLEWGNNCWTGDSGVRQPVRSKDDYSNYFVVYTWDEVPRVILVRRNSEEARELLSMDLPEGLRDRFLDEVGHLKGVFPPNEEVKTWLKNQLSN; encoded by the coding sequence ATGAACACCCTCAACGCATACCGCGACCTCGACATCGACTGGAACATGACCCCGTGGGACGCCGTGACGCTCTACCTGGAGTGGGGCAACAACTGCTGGACCGGCGACAGCGGAGTGCGACAGCCCGTGCGTTCCAAGGACGACTACAGCAACTATTTCGTGGTCTACACCTGGGATGAGGTTCCGCGAGTGATTCTGGTCCGGCGCAACTCCGAGGAGGCGCGCGAGCTGCTCAGCATGGACCTGCCCGAGGGGCTGCGGGACCGCTTTCTGGACGAGGTGGGCCACCTCAAGGGCGTGTTCCCGCCCAACGAGGAAGTGAAGACCTGGCTGAAGAACCAACTTTCCAATTGA
- a CDS encoding sensor domain-containing diguanylate cyclase → MGNKRRLITLICLLMGLGYAGISLINYHASRTAIREAIVGAELPLTSDNIYSEIQKDLVRPIFVSSMMAHDTFVRDWVLAGEKDVERMTRYLAEVRARYGTITSFFVSDQSLVYYHSDGVLKHVRRGEWRDEWYFRVRNLREPYEINVDVDLANKDALTIFVNHRVTDYEGHFIGATGVGLTVDSVRRLIDTYQRRYNRGILFVAPDGRVMISTKGGPSAGADIHTVEGLSDIADAVLGEKTGKYQYSRAGRDYLVNARFIPELNWYLLVEKWEDEALADIRRVLVINLGLCALVTALVILAVSLTINRYQSRLEEMATVDKLTGLANRQAFDLLLEQAFKEARRDGTPLSLLLVDIDDFKDVNDRHGHLAGDGVIRRVAEIARQGVRESDLLCRWGGEEYLAAMRGCGREQALTLAESIRARVQEAADADAGPLHGVTVSIGVAALHTGDTPDSLLSRADAALYAAKDEGRNKVRAA, encoded by the coding sequence TTGGGAAACAAACGGCGGCTCATCACCCTGATCTGCCTGCTCATGGGCCTCGGCTACGCCGGGATCAGCCTGATCAACTACCACGCCTCGCGGACCGCCATCCGCGAGGCCATCGTCGGCGCGGAACTGCCGCTGACCTCGGACAACATCTATTCGGAGATCCAGAAGGACCTCGTCCGGCCGATCTTCGTCTCCTCCATGATGGCCCACGACACCTTCGTGCGCGACTGGGTCCTGGCCGGTGAAAAGGACGTGGAGCGCATGACCCGCTACCTGGCCGAGGTCCGCGCCCGCTACGGCACCATCACCAGCTTCTTCGTCTCCGACCAGAGCCTCGTCTACTACCACTCCGACGGCGTGCTCAAGCACGTGCGCCGGGGCGAGTGGCGCGACGAGTGGTACTTCCGCGTGCGCAACCTGCGCGAGCCCTACGAGATCAACGTCGACGTGGACCTGGCCAACAAGGACGCCCTGACCATCTTCGTCAACCACCGGGTGACGGACTACGAGGGGCACTTCATCGGCGCCACGGGCGTGGGCCTGACCGTGGACTCCGTGCGCCGCCTCATCGACACCTACCAGCGGCGCTACAACCGGGGCATCCTCTTCGTGGCCCCGGACGGCAGGGTCATGATCTCCACCAAGGGCGGCCCGTCCGCCGGAGCCGACATCCACACGGTCGAAGGACTCTCGGACATCGCCGACGCCGTGCTCGGGGAGAAAACCGGCAAATACCAGTATTCGCGCGCGGGACGCGACTACCTGGTCAACGCCCGCTTCATCCCCGAGCTGAACTGGTACCTGCTGGTGGAGAAGTGGGAGGACGAGGCCCTGGCGGACATCCGCCGCGTCCTGGTCATCAACCTGGGCCTGTGCGCCCTGGTGACGGCCCTGGTGATCCTGGCCGTGAGCCTGACCATCAACCGCTACCAGAGCAGGCTTGAGGAGATGGCCACCGTGGACAAGCTCACGGGGCTGGCCAACCGGCAGGCCTTCGACCTCCTCCTGGAGCAGGCCTTCAAGGAAGCCCGGCGCGACGGCACGCCCCTCTCCCTGCTGCTGGTGGACATCGACGACTTCAAGGATGTCAACGACCGCCACGGCCACCTGGCCGGGGACGGGGTCATCCGCCGCGTGGCCGAAATCGCCCGCCAGGGCGTGCGCGAATCCGACCTGCTCTGCCGCTGGGGCGGGGAGGAATACCTGGCGGCGATGCGCGGCTGCGGCCGGGAGCAGGCCCTGACCCTGGCCGAGAGCATCCGCGCCCGGGTCCAGGAGGCGGCCGACGCGGACGCGGGGCCACTCCACGGCGTGACCGTGAGCATCGGCGTGGCCGCCCTGCACACGGGCGACACGCCGGACAGCCTGCTGAGCAGGGCCGACGCCGCGCTCTACGCGGCCAAGGACGAAGGGCGCAACAAGGTCCGCGCGGCCTAG
- a CDS encoding Fe-S-containing hydro-lyase, giving the protein MSTTHTLQTPLNDEDILKLRAGDMVLLSGVIYSARDAAHKKIMEALDRGGKPPFPIEGAVIYYVGPTPAPPGRPIGSAGPTTSYRMDSYAPRLHALGLKATIGKGKRGEEVKQALREHKAVYLGATGGAGALLSQRIEACRVIAFEDLGPEAVRAMKVKDFPLLVVNDAFGGELYAKPRLDSAE; this is encoded by the coding sequence GTGAGCACGACCCACACGCTGCAGACCCCGCTCAACGACGAGGACATCCTCAAGCTGCGGGCCGGGGACATGGTGCTCCTGTCCGGGGTGATCTATTCCGCGCGCGACGCGGCCCACAAGAAGATCATGGAGGCCCTGGACCGGGGCGGGAAGCCGCCGTTCCCCATCGAGGGCGCGGTCATCTACTACGTGGGGCCCACTCCCGCGCCTCCGGGCCGCCCCATCGGTTCGGCCGGGCCCACCACGAGCTACCGCATGGATTCCTATGCTCCCCGGCTGCACGCCCTGGGCCTCAAGGCCACCATCGGCAAGGGCAAGCGCGGCGAAGAGGTCAAGCAGGCCCTGCGCGAGCACAAGGCCGTGTATCTCGGGGCCACGGGCGGGGCGGGGGCGCTGTTGTCCCAGCGCATCGAGGCCTGCCGGGTCATCGCCTTCGAGGATCTCGGGCCGGAAGCGGTGCGGGCCATGAAAGTGAAGGACTTCCCGCTGCTTGTGGTCAACGACGCCTTCGGCGGCGAGCTCTACGCCAAACCGAGGCTTGACAGCGCGGAGTAA